Within the Pseudomonas chlororaphis subsp. aurantiaca genome, the region CCGTCGAGACCCCCTCTCGAAAAACAGCGGCTCCTGCATAATGGCTTTGCATATCTGCAAGGCAGGGAGGAGATGAAGCATGGTGTCGGAAGCGAATTGGGACGATCTTCGCCTGTTGTTGGCCGTCTCGCGGCGTGGCAGTTTTCTGCAAGCGGGCCAGCTGCTGGGGATCGCGGCGTCTACGGTGTCCCGCCGGTTGACTCAGCTTGAGAGTGCCCTGGGCGAGCCGCTCGTCGAGCGCGGCGTCGAGGGGTGCTGGTTGACCTCGCGGGGCCAGTCCCTGGTGGAAGTGGCCCTGGCGGCGGAAGCGGGCTTGAGGCGGCAAACCGTTGCCGGCCTGTCCGCGCTGGACACCGAGCTGTCGGGCAGTGTCCTGGTCAGTGCGGGGGAGGGCTTTGCGTCGTGCGTGCTGGAGGCGGCGAGTCGCTTCACCGCGCTTCACCCGCGTTGCACGGTGGAGTTGCTGGTGGCCGCCGACTTTCACAAGATCGTCCGTGGCGTGGCCGACATTGCAGTGCGTACCGCCCACCTGGGCGAGCCGTCGCTGATTTACCGACCCATAGGCCGGCTCGCCTACGGGGTCTTCGCCGATGCGGATTATCTGCGGCGCTTTCCACAGGTGACGCCGGCTTCGGCAGTCAATATCGGCCTGCTGCCACCGCTGGACATGTTGCCGCAAGTGCGGGTGGCCAAGGCCGCCGGCCTGGAGCGCGCGCAGATCAGCGTGAACTCGTTCGCCTTGCAACTGGACGCGGTGCGGCGAGGCCTTGGGGTAGCCGTGCTGCCGCGTGTGCTGGCGCAGGACCTGATCGAGTTGTTCCCGGAGCTCCAGCTTCCCGATATGGAGGTCTATCTGGTGACCCGGCCACAGGCCTTGAAGCAGGCTCACATCAAATGTTTTTTTGCCATGCTGGAGCAGGTGCTGCTCGAAGCCCTGGCCCTGGAGAAGGTTGAAGATGGTGCCTTGGGAGGCGAGGGCTGAGGTGTGAAGCGCCCCCGGTTTTCCCGGGTGTTATGCATGATCGGCAGAGAGCGGTCAGAACTCACCCCTGTACCAGGTAAGCTCCGGACGGAACCCGATCGCGCAGCTTCTTGCATTTGCCGGGCTTGGGCTGATGCCCCGGCGGGCGATCGGGAAACCAGATTCGACATTTACCCGGAGGCGGTCGATGGCCACGGGGAATCTCAATCTCGTCGTACGTGGAGGCTGGCTCGGCGGACGTCATTCGCAGTTGCCCTTCGGGGCTTGGCCTGTCATCCGTTGGCCAGTCTGCTGTGCTCTCCGCCGCTTCGCGGGTGAAGGTCTCAGGGCGGCGTTCAGTGTCCGGAGGGGGCTGCTCGGCGGCGACAGTTTCTGCTTCACGGCGCCTTTTAACCTCTTCTTCCAGGCCCTCCCGTACGGCAACCAGGCGCTCGTCGGTGTTGGGTGGGTTATTCGACGCCTGGGCCTTCTGCGCCGCCTGGATCAATTGGAGGTTGCGATTGCGTAACGCGAGGTTGCGACCGACCCGCATGTTGGAGCGCGTCGCCAGCGCCTCAGCCTGCTGATACTGCCCCTGCTGAAGACGCAACACGCCGAGGTAGTGCAGGGTCGCGGGATTGTTCGGTTGGATATGCAGGGCTCGTTCCAGTGTGGCAGCGGCCTGGTCCAACTGGCCATCTGCATACTGCTGCGAGGCAGATTCAATCAGGGTGGTTGATGCGGTGTTACTTTGCTGAGAGGCTTTGCGCTCGGCCGCAACCGAACAATGCGACGCGACTGCGCAGAGCGCCAGGATCAGACCTGGCAGAAAACGCTTGGTTGGCATCAGGGGGCAGACTCGGTTGATCA harbors:
- a CDS encoding LysR family transcriptional regulator, with the translated sequence MVSEANWDDLRLLLAVSRRGSFLQAGQLLGIAASTVSRRLTQLESALGEPLVERGVEGCWLTSRGQSLVEVALAAEAGLRRQTVAGLSALDTELSGSVLVSAGEGFASCVLEAASRFTALHPRCTVELLVAADFHKIVRGVADIAVRTAHLGEPSLIYRPIGRLAYGVFADADYLRRFPQVTPASAVNIGLLPPLDMLPQVRVAKAAGLERAQISVNSFALQLDAVRRGLGVAVLPRVLAQDLIELFPELQLPDMEVYLVTRPQALKQAHIKCFFAMLEQVLLEALALEKVEDGALGGEG
- a CDS encoding tetratricopeptide repeat protein, which gives rise to MPTKRFLPGLILALCAVASHCSVAAERKASQQSNTASTTLIESASQQYADGQLDQAAATLERALHIQPNNPATLHYLGVLRLQQGQYQQAEALATRSNMRVGRNLALRNRNLQLIQAAQKAQASNNPPNTDERLVAVREGLEEEVKRRREAETVAAEQPPPDTERRPETFTREAAESTADWPTDDRPSPEGQLRMTSAEPASTYDEIEIPRGHRPPPGKCRIWFPDRPPGHQPKPGKCKKLRDRVPSGAYLVQG